A single Anatilimnocola floriformis DNA region contains:
- a CDS encoding c-type cytochrome domain-containing protein yields MKYSLLTAAFILSICAAAHADPVSFKAEIAPLLVNNCLACHGPKKAEGGYRIDTFEKVIAAGDSSSPGFHAKDVDGSEGFRRLISTDVKERMPLDGDPMTAEQVALFKKWIEEGANFDGPDPKAPLASYIPPPKHPAAPEKYNATMPITAVAFTPDGSQLLVAGYHEVTAWNPTDGQLIRRISNVGQRTYGISISPDGQLLAVACGAPGRLGECRIYKLDNGELVRVISTTSDVVYDCQFNHAGDRIATAAADGAIRVFEVATGKEQLTITSHSDWVFAVAWSPDGNKLASASRDKTAKVYDAKTGDLLITYSNHNKEVRGVLFHPEGNEVFSSGSDNKVQRWTISEAKRTAEVGFGGEVYKLGNFGEFFLASSADNKVRQFAAKDQKQIREYPGAKDWVLTAAYHDGTKRIAGGTFDGQVIIWNAEDGKQVTSFYAAPGFTPPPAPEKK; encoded by the coding sequence ATGAAATATTCCCTCCTCACGGCCGCGTTCATCCTCTCGATTTGCGCCGCCGCCCATGCCGATCCCGTCAGCTTCAAAGCCGAGATCGCGCCGCTCCTCGTCAACAATTGCCTTGCCTGCCACGGTCCGAAGAAGGCCGAGGGTGGCTATCGGATCGACACCTTTGAAAAAGTGATCGCGGCCGGCGATTCGTCGTCGCCCGGTTTTCATGCCAAGGACGTCGACGGCAGCGAAGGCTTTCGGCGGCTCATTTCCACCGACGTGAAAGAACGCATGCCGCTCGATGGCGATCCGATGACGGCCGAGCAAGTCGCACTCTTCAAAAAATGGATCGAAGAGGGAGCGAACTTCGACGGGCCCGACCCGAAGGCGCCACTCGCCTCGTACATTCCACCGCCGAAACATCCCGCCGCGCCGGAAAAGTACAACGCCACCATGCCGATCACCGCCGTGGCCTTCACGCCCGATGGTTCGCAGTTGCTCGTCGCCGGCTATCACGAAGTGACGGCCTGGAATCCGACCGACGGCCAACTCATTCGCCGCATCAGCAATGTGGGGCAACGGACGTACGGCATTTCGATCAGCCCTGATGGCCAGTTGCTCGCGGTTGCTTGCGGAGCGCCGGGCCGGCTCGGTGAGTGCCGCATCTATAAGCTCGACAATGGCGAACTCGTTCGCGTGATCAGCACGACCAGCGACGTCGTTTACGACTGCCAGTTCAATCACGCCGGCGATCGCATTGCGACCGCGGCTGCCGACGGCGCGATTCGCGTGTTCGAAGTCGCGACCGGCAAAGAACAGCTGACAATCACCAGTCACAGCGACTGGGTTTTCGCCGTGGCCTGGAGCCCGGATGGCAACAAGCTGGCCTCGGCCAGTCGCGATAAGACGGCGAAGGTCTACGACGCAAAGACGGGCGATTTGCTCATCACTTATTCGAATCACAACAAGGAAGTTCGCGGCGTGCTGTTTCATCCCGAGGGGAACGAAGTCTTCTCCAGCGGCAGCGACAACAAGGTGCAGCGCTGGACGATCAGCGAAGCCAAGCGCACCGCCGAGGTCGGCTTCGGCGGCGAAGTCTACAAGCTCGGCAACTTCGGCGAGTTCTTCCTCGCCAGCTCAGCCGATAACAAGGTCCGCCAGTTCGCGGCGAAAGATCAAAAGCAGATTCGCGAATACCCCGGCGCGAAAGACTGGGTCCTCACCGCCGCCTATCACGACGGCACGAAGCGAATCGCCGGCGGCACGTTCGACGGTCAGGTGATTATTTGGAATGCGGAAGACGGCAAGCAAGTAACGTCGTTCTACGCAGCGCCTGGTTTCACACCGCCGCCAGCGCCGGAGAAGAAGTAG
- a CDS encoding DUF1549 domain-containing protein, producing the protein MQKAPLAVLRALLCAVLCTIAPALFAADLPLEKIEVGQPAKIEVQPTAVKLRGAKTTAQLVVTAHYADGRVQDITRAASFASTNAALATAENGVVRGLQDGTAEITVTAGDQSTKVTVEVADAAKPQRMSFEFDALVALSKNGCNSGACHGSPSGKGGFRLSLRAFDPVLDGLTLVREDLGRRANPMSPDESLLLLKPMMKVPHGGGQKLKKSDPAFATLRSWIEQGCQADPADQARCVKIEVTPPTGRLLKFPAHTQQLAVRAHFSDGTSRDVTPLACYSSSDSEIAEVTEGGLVIGKNRGEAAIIIRYLEHIESCFLTFVKDIPGYQWPAPTTNNYVDELVYSKLQQLQYLPSGLCSDEEFLRRAYCDVIGTPPTVDEVRAFAADASPDKRAKAINSLLDRSEYARFWALKWGDLLRLTNQQIGNSGTFKYHRWIERALASNMPYDQFAKELLVASGSTLQNPAANFYRTAADTNDCVETISQVFLGARLQCAKCHNHPFERWTQDNYYGMAAFFNRVQRKKSARADELVVYMANAGEVTQPRTSKQMKPWLPQRGDVDPPADSDRRATFANWLVEKENPYFAKIEVNRIWSHLLGRGIVEPADDFRESNPPSNAALLDRLAKDFVEHGYDRKHVLRTILNSRTYQADFRPNEMNKDDVKYFSHYQPRLLSAEQLLDSICAVTDLPEAFAGLPAGTKATQLPAPDLAKHDFLKIFGQPERQTVCACERTSDSNLGMAIQFFNGPLIYGKLRDANNRFRKALAAGKKNEEIIEELYLAAVSRKPTPKELEASLAHIVAKGDQAVGLEDVCWALLNTNEFLFQH; encoded by the coding sequence ATGCAAAAAGCACCGCTTGCTGTTTTACGAGCACTCCTCTGCGCGGTCCTCTGCACAATTGCGCCCGCGCTCTTTGCCGCAGACCTCCCTCTCGAAAAGATCGAGGTCGGTCAGCCAGCAAAAATCGAAGTCCAGCCGACCGCGGTGAAGCTCCGCGGTGCGAAGACCACCGCGCAACTCGTCGTCACGGCTCACTACGCTGATGGCCGCGTGCAAGACATCACCCGCGCCGCGTCGTTTGCATCAACCAACGCAGCTCTCGCCACCGCGGAGAACGGCGTCGTCCGCGGATTGCAGGACGGCACAGCCGAAATCACGGTTACGGCCGGCGATCAGTCGACGAAAGTTACAGTCGAAGTTGCCGACGCAGCGAAACCGCAGCGTATGTCGTTCGAATTCGACGCCCTGGTGGCCCTTTCAAAAAACGGTTGCAACAGCGGCGCGTGTCACGGTTCGCCGAGCGGCAAGGGTGGCTTTCGGCTGTCGCTGCGGGCCTTCGATCCCGTGCTCGATGGTTTGACGCTCGTTCGCGAAGATCTTGGCCGTCGTGCCAATCCCATGTCGCCCGATGAGAGCCTGCTGCTGCTCAAGCCGATGATGAAAGTGCCGCATGGCGGTGGCCAGAAGTTGAAGAAGTCCGATCCCGCCTTCGCGACACTTCGCTCCTGGATCGAGCAAGGCTGCCAGGCCGATCCCGCCGATCAGGCCCGCTGCGTGAAGATCGAAGTCACGCCGCCAACTGGCCGGTTGCTCAAGTTTCCCGCCCACACGCAGCAGCTGGCCGTGCGTGCCCATTTTTCGGACGGCACGAGCCGCGACGTTACGCCGCTGGCCTGCTATTCGTCAAGCGATTCCGAAATCGCCGAAGTAACCGAAGGGGGCCTCGTCATCGGCAAGAACCGCGGCGAAGCAGCGATCATTATTCGCTATCTCGAGCACATCGAGTCCTGCTTCCTCACGTTCGTCAAAGACATTCCCGGCTATCAGTGGCCCGCGCCGACGACGAACAACTACGTCGATGAACTCGTCTATTCGAAATTGCAGCAGTTGCAGTATCTGCCGTCCGGTCTCTGCAGCGACGAAGAGTTTCTCCGCCGCGCCTACTGCGATGTGATCGGCACGCCGCCGACGGTTGATGAGGTTCGCGCGTTCGCCGCTGATGCCTCTCCCGACAAGCGGGCCAAGGCGATCAACTCGCTGCTCGATCGATCGGAGTACGCTCGCTTTTGGGCCCTCAAGTGGGGCGATCTTCTCCGCCTGACGAATCAACAGATCGGCAACAGTGGCACGTTCAAATACCACCGCTGGATCGAGCGAGCTCTGGCCAGCAACATGCCCTACGATCAATTCGCCAAGGAACTGCTCGTCGCCAGCGGCAGCACGCTGCAAAATCCCGCCGCCAACTTTTATCGCACCGCCGCCGACACCAACGATTGCGTGGAAACCATTTCGCAAGTCTTTCTCGGCGCTCGCCTGCAATGTGCCAAGTGCCACAACCATCCGTTCGAACGCTGGACGCAGGACAACTACTACGGCATGGCCGCGTTCTTCAACCGCGTGCAGCGCAAGAAATCGGCCCGCGCCGACGAACTAGTCGTCTACATGGCAAATGCTGGCGAAGTGACGCAGCCGCGGACCAGCAAGCAGATGAAGCCCTGGCTGCCGCAGCGTGGTGATGTCGATCCACCCGCCGACAGCGACCGCCGCGCGACCTTTGCCAATTGGCTTGTCGAAAAAGAGAATCCCTACTTCGCCAAGATCGAAGTCAACCGCATCTGGAGCCATCTGCTCGGCCGCGGCATTGTCGAACCGGCCGATGATTTCCGCGAATCGAATCCGCCGTCGAATGCAGCCTTGCTCGATCGCCTCGCGAAGGACTTTGTCGAGCATGGTTACGATCGCAAGCACGTACTGCGCACGATTCTGAACAGCCGGACTTACCAGGCCGATTTTCGTCCGAACGAAATGAACAAAGATGATGTGAAATATTTCTCTCATTATCAGCCGCGGTTGCTGTCGGCAGAACAATTGCTCGATTCGATCTGTGCCGTCACTGACTTGCCGGAAGCGTTCGCTGGTCTGCCCGCTGGCACCAAGGCCACGCAACTTCCCGCGCCCGATCTCGCCAAGCACGACTTCTTAAAAATCTTCGGTCAACCCGAACGCCAAACGGTGTGCGCCTGCGAACGGACCAGCGATTCCAACCTTGGCATGGCTATCCAGTTTTTCAACGGCCCGCTGATCTACGGCAAGCTCCGCGACGCCAACAACCGTTTTCGCAAAGCGCTCGCGGCTGGCAAGAAGAATGAAGAGATCATCGAAGAGCTTTACCTCGCCGCGGTGTCTCGCAAACCCACGCCCAAAGAACTCGAAGCCAGCCTGGCCCACATTGTCGCCAAGGGCGATCAAGCCGTTGGTCTCGAAGACGTTTGTTGGGCGCTATTGAATACGAATGAGTTTTTGTTTCAGCATTAG
- a CDS encoding PPC domain-containing protein translates to MKPVFLRRAILFGWLLIALLCAAPAFAQPAVTSVSPSVLKPGTATQITIAGSKLEGAARLWTSFPARCEWIGHDPAAKDVKQLVCKLHIPAGTCVGIGGMVFATANGLSDLIPVMIDELPLVADNGNNRQPGTPQEVTLPAAIAGASDGATSDFYSFTAKANEKISLDLVAARMGADFDGVLRVLDASGKELLMLDDDVAAGADCRGVFVAPADGKYILELRDNRFKANGKYLLRVGSFTLVTTSMPIGVQRGVLTALGFVGPSVDGLAPVQLISNDSTPRLPFSVGAAWTTIISNDLPGAAEGSPAPLALPVALHGVLAAAKEKDEFPLTIGKGQRVTFKPISRSAGSPASVSLKLLNATGGIVGEAATTENEEEPLSVVVPDDGVYRLQVSDLIGRGGSDYSYRIEAVTGPTFALSLKSDPKVNKIRFAVGPGGGFTLDVVAVRNGYDGPIRLSVDSERSGWQLVNNVIAAKAAETKLYVLPPADWSAADVAALRIVGTATELPEAPTATMSTLAQLRLARPAMIYPPGWLDGLILVSGLGNANEFYTLSQTKSEITFLRQIGETKLTLAMQRTNAAFKDVPLTVLLTKLPPGLTAEVKRNGNGPAETYDIILKGAKDLAAARQSLRYFAYAELTGAGLAVASNDVVVSIVDPLAVTITPAGPITAGQTQKVKLAVSRRAEDRAAVELKFKALPPGVTAPEKITLAADANEIEIELTASTDATPVMFKELVATATSTAAGQSVTGESAAATLEVKKP, encoded by the coding sequence ATGAAGCCCGTATTCCTGCGCCGCGCAATCCTCTTTGGCTGGCTCTTGATTGCGCTGCTTTGCGCAGCGCCTGCCTTCGCTCAACCGGCCGTCACCAGCGTTTCGCCTAGCGTACTCAAGCCAGGCACTGCGACACAAATCACCATTGCTGGCTCGAAGCTCGAGGGAGCGGCCCGCCTCTGGACATCGTTCCCCGCCCGCTGCGAATGGATCGGTCACGATCCCGCCGCGAAAGACGTGAAGCAACTCGTCTGCAAGCTGCACATCCCAGCCGGTACGTGCGTCGGTATCGGCGGCATGGTGTTCGCCACGGCGAACGGCTTGAGCGATTTGATACCGGTGATGATCGACGAGCTACCGCTGGTCGCCGACAACGGCAACAACCGCCAGCCCGGCACGCCGCAAGAAGTGACGCTGCCGGCCGCGATCGCCGGCGCTAGCGACGGCGCGACGTCGGACTTTTATTCGTTCACCGCGAAGGCCAATGAAAAGATTTCGCTCGATCTCGTCGCCGCTCGAATGGGCGCCGATTTCGACGGTGTGTTGCGCGTGCTCGATGCCAGCGGCAAAGAACTGCTGATGCTCGACGACGACGTCGCCGCCGGAGCGGATTGTCGCGGTGTATTCGTCGCGCCGGCCGATGGTAAGTATATCCTCGAGTTGCGCGACAACCGCTTCAAAGCCAACGGCAAGTACCTGCTGCGGGTTGGCTCGTTTACGCTGGTCACGACGAGCATGCCCATCGGCGTACAGCGCGGCGTGCTGACGGCGCTCGGCTTTGTCGGACCGAGTGTGGATGGACTTGCTCCTGTTCAACTGATCTCGAACGACTCCACTCCCCGCTTGCCGTTTAGCGTAGGGGCAGCGTGGACGACAATTATTTCGAACGACTTGCCGGGTGCAGCCGAAGGAAGCCCTGCTCCGCTGGCTCTTCCCGTCGCTCTCCATGGTGTGCTCGCTGCCGCGAAGGAGAAAGATGAGTTTCCGCTCACGATCGGCAAGGGTCAGCGCGTCACGTTCAAACCGATTTCGCGCAGCGCCGGTTCGCCGGCGAGTGTGTCGTTGAAACTGCTGAATGCCACGGGCGGAATCGTGGGGGAAGCCGCGACGACCGAGAATGAAGAAGAGCCGCTATCGGTCGTCGTTCCCGACGACGGCGTGTATCGTCTGCAAGTGAGCGATCTTATCGGCCGTGGCGGCAGTGACTACTCGTATCGCATCGAAGCCGTGACCGGGCCGACGTTTGCCTTGTCGCTGAAGAGCGATCCCAAGGTGAACAAGATTCGTTTCGCCGTCGGCCCTGGCGGCGGCTTCACGCTCGATGTCGTCGCGGTTCGCAACGGCTACGATGGGCCGATTCGGCTGAGCGTCGATTCGGAGCGCAGCGGCTGGCAGCTCGTGAATAATGTCATCGCCGCCAAAGCTGCCGAAACGAAGCTCTACGTGCTGCCCCCCGCCGATTGGTCGGCTGCCGATGTCGCGGCCCTCCGCATCGTCGGCACGGCGACCGAATTGCCTGAAGCGCCAACCGCGACGATGTCGACCCTCGCGCAACTCCGTCTCGCTCGCCCCGCGATGATCTATCCGCCCGGCTGGCTCGACGGCCTAATTCTCGTCTCCGGCCTCGGCAACGCGAACGAGTTCTACACCCTCTCGCAAACCAAATCCGAGATCACTTTCCTTCGCCAGATCGGCGAAACGAAATTGACGCTGGCGATGCAGAGGACGAATGCGGCCTTCAAAGATGTGCCGTTGACCGTGCTCCTTACAAAGCTCCCGCCAGGCCTCACCGCCGAAGTCAAACGCAACGGCAACGGCCCAGCCGAAACGTATGACATCATTCTGAAAGGCGCGAAAGACCTCGCCGCCGCGCGACAATCGCTGCGGTACTTTGCGTATGCGGAATTGACGGGCGCGGGCCTCGCGGTTGCTTCGAATGACGTCGTCGTGAGCATCGTCGATCCTCTCGCCGTCACGATAACTCCCGCCGGCCCCATCACCGCCGGACAAACGCAAAAAGTAAAGCTGGCCGTTTCGCGCCGAGCAGAAGATCGCGCTGCCGTCGAGTTGAAGTTCAAAGCGTTACCGCCCGGCGTCACTGCGCCGGAGAAGATCACGCTCGCCGCCGACGCGAATGAAATCGAAATCGAACTGACCGCCTCCACCGATGCCACGCCGGTCATGTTCAAGGAACTCGTCGCAACGGCGACCAGCACCGCAGCCGGCCAGAGCGTGACGGGCGAAAGCGCGGCAGCAACACTGGAAGTGAAGAAACCCTAG